The genomic region gacaactgagagccttcacagaaacatataATCAAGAGGTTGGTTTAAAGGTTGTTTTGATTTTGTCTTTGGAAGGGTGCATGATTGGTTAGTTTTGAGGGGACCTTGTATTGGCTCATTTGCAGTGATTTAGGGTGAAATCATATGTCCCTCAATCGACTGACATATATTGAACATTGCGCAACTATGGACATGGGTCTGTCCTGAGAACCTGTGAACTCCAAAACCCAGAAATACCAAAATATTTATTATTGATACCAGTCTTCTCAACTGCTGGTTCTATATTAAATGTCCTCTATACATAAAATGCAATGCCTGAATAGAATAAAGAGTAATAGAGTAAACAAGATGTAGTTCATTCCACCTTTATCACCCTGTTCAAAAGAACATGCTCAAAGGCTATGTAATGCCCTGACAAACACCTTCCCATGCCAATGTTTTTGTGTGTCTATGTCAGTTACCGCTTTTGGCTTTGTTTGTTCCTCATGAAGAGTGCCGTCAGGACTCCCACCGTCCCCAAGAGACAAATAAGCGTCACGCTTAAACCGCCATAGAAAGCCTTCTGATGTATTGGCAAGCTACAGTCATTGCCCAGATACCAAATCTCATTTATATTTTTACACCTGGAACAGAGCAAGAAGAACGGGTCAAAAGGTTAGTTCCAGTAATGAATACCAGAGAGCAAATATTTAGAGGTTAGATAAAGTTAAAAGTAACACAAAAATTTACAGTGATGCCTGTTTTATGCCTTGAGATTAGATATCAGCCATACAAAgtgctcagctgcacactggAAGCAGATGTTTGGATTTAGGACCTTTAAGGACCAAACCTACAACCCTCACACAAATTTATGGTCTACAGCCAATCCGTGAAGTCCATTTTCATGAATTCTCTCTCATGGCTGTTCCAGAGGTCCGTTGTACCTCAGATCCACTGGTGCTGGTACTAACCCCTGGATGCTATCTAGAGATTAGCAGATCAACTCCTACCCACAGAGCGGTCTGTTCTTTCAAAGGACCAAACCCCAAACAAAGACTACTATCCCAAATTACCAGGGCAACTACAAAAGGTTAAGAAGAGGAAAGTCCAGGAATGTTACAAAAAGGAGTTGTTAAAATGGTGTGAATGGGTCTTAACTGAACAATAACCACGCGGTCACATCCCACAAGGACATCATCGATATCTTATGACCCTTTCTGCTGACCCAAAATGAACAAtacctggaatgagttgaagcatTTCTTATTTCTTCAGGAAGAAATTGCAAATGAGCAGTTTTCCAAACCATGAATGGAACACATAAACAATCCAGAGACATGATCAAGCAAACCAAGCCAAGGCGTCAAGCCAACAGGCTCTGACGATCTTTATAATGATTTCCACTATTACTGTGGGGTTTGATTTATCAGTCAGTCCGCTCCGtgtgagcctgatcccatcagatctcagaagctaagcagagtgggtcctggttagtacttggatgggagaccattCGGGGAAAACCGAATGGTCCACCaagccagtcatcatctatctcaacgacatatctgaagcttctgtacaacaatcatttccacataaattcagcattatttcataataaaagacgaggGAGCAATTAGAGCGccgcagcagcacatctgagtctaactctctgagtctgactctctacacccaaagcgatcaaagggaataatgtgattattaaccatcagatgacaaagtaaacctcttaaatcattctaaagtcagttttaagcagaaacgaggccataaTCTGTGAACTggtgctgacgctccaaaatagaagtatgcgcagtgaaggcagggcggaccgatttttagggcggTCGGCAATACTGGAGTTGGGTCAGTAAGGGCATCCAGTGTGTGGTGGATTCacagtggtgaccccgaacaaccGGGCGCAGCCACAAGGCCAACAACAAAAGCTATGGTGTTTGACTTTAAAATACTAAATACACAAAAGGTCAATACAAAATACAATACTAAAAGTCAACTTACGTGCATATAACTCCAAGTTCCTTGTAGAGGGTGCAGGTCCCCTTGTTGTAGCATACTTTATGCTGTGTATGTTTCGGGTGGCATGCAGTCACACATTGTATTGTTCCCATGTCATTTATAGCTTGAAAGAATTGAACAATATCTGGATTAACCAGCGATCCACATACAGCTGGTTTAGAAAACAGAGACATAAAGAAATTACGTTAACAGGCTTTCTGTTAG from Thalassophryne amazonica chromosome 23, fThaAma1.1, whole genome shotgun sequence harbors:
- the muc3a gene encoding mucin-3A, translating into MGTIQCVTACHPKHTQHKVCYNKGTCTLYKELGVICTCKNINEIWYLGNDCSLPIHQKAFYGGLSVTLICLLGTVGVLTALFMRNKQSQKRKKHMKKQLVNEWDNDEFEWSRSNNGKTTRHGNYGDRTYTQSVTPNINQSFDRHPEFFEMTQPPLHSTNNRPITIPKPQIRGSWDA